The proteins below come from a single Chryseobacterium bernardetii genomic window:
- a CDS encoding DUF4142 domain-containing protein — translation MKKIVVTLFAATAFVACKKNEAPQTDTSAVSTETAAPVESGTVINDSANIPNKQSADHLLSDQDKKFANAAATGGQMEVMMGKLAETNASNPAVKSLGAMMVTDHSKANDELKKIASDLNYTLPSSLDAEKQKKYDELKTKKGADFDKAYADLMVKDHKEDIEEFKKEASKGTESSLKSFAAKTLPTLEHHLKESEKANNTVK, via the coding sequence ATGAAAAAAATTGTTGTAACACTTTTTGCAGCAACAGCCTTTGTAGCCTGCAAAAAAAATGAAGCACCGCAGACAGACACGTCTGCCGTAAGTACTGAAACAGCCGCACCTGTTGAATCAGGTACTGTCATTAACGACTCTGCTAATATACCTAATAAGCAGAGTGCAGATCATTTACTTTCAGATCAGGATAAAAAATTTGCAAACGCAGCTGCAACAGGCGGGCAGATGGAAGTTATGATGGGAAAGCTTGCTGAAACCAATGCCTCCAATCCGGCAGTAAAATCTCTGGGAGCGATGATGGTTACAGATCATTCCAAAGCTAACGATGAACTCAAGAAGATCGCCTCAGATTTAAATTATACTTTGCCATCGAGTCTGGATGCTGAAAAACAGAAAAAATATGATGAACTGAAGACCAAAAAAGGAGCAGATTTTGACAAGGCTTATGCCGATCTGATGGTTAAAGACCATAAGGAAGATATTGAAGAATTTAAAAAAGAAGCTTCAAAAGGTACAGAATCTTCTTTAAAATCCTTTGCTGCTAAGACTTTGCCAACTCTCGAACATCATTTAAAAGAATCGGAGAAAGCCAATAATACTGTAAAATAA
- a CDS encoding DUF1826 domain-containing protein has protein sequence MNDTFSDNDQIRIVSTFYELINTHFQGNINAMCWHRNLDGDFKEIVSKLQLKENITEISAEDLLELQLSEKGNIAREIILNDLQLLTDFGALPSLNLLKNYERDEEFDFISTDVYSYHVDRSPIGTDTFLCTYYGAASDILRNDEAVQKIQVPEIRQKLKELHAGPEEEFEDFLKEYFFDLHYQAKPHAKPVNLGLGHLWRLAVDHPSQKVLPCVHRAPAENEGEYRLLLIC, from the coding sequence ATGAACGATACATTTTCCGATAACGATCAGATAAGGATAGTTTCTACATTTTATGAACTTATCAATACCCATTTTCAAGGTAATATCAATGCCATGTGCTGGCATAGGAATTTAGATGGAGATTTCAAGGAAATTGTTTCCAAACTCCAGTTGAAAGAGAATATTACAGAAATTTCTGCTGAAGATCTTTTAGAATTGCAGCTATCGGAAAAAGGGAATATTGCAAGAGAAATAATCCTGAATGATTTACAGCTGTTAACGGATTTCGGAGCGTTACCTTCTCTCAATCTGCTGAAAAACTATGAGCGGGATGAAGAGTTCGATTTCATTTCAACGGACGTTTATTCCTATCATGTAGATCGTTCACCTATCGGAACAGATACTTTTTTATGTACCTATTATGGTGCCGCAAGTGATATATTACGCAATGATGAGGCTGTACAAAAAATACAGGTTCCGGAAATCCGGCAAAAACTTAAAGAATTACACGCTGGGCCTGAAGAGGAATTTGAAGATTTTCTGAAAGAATATTTCTTTGATCTGCATTATCAGGCTAAACCCCATGCAAAACCAGTCAATCTGGGATTAGGACACCTTTGGCGGCTCGCAGTAGATCATCCTTCACAAAAAGTATTACCTTGTGTGCATAGAGCTCCTGCTGAAAATGAAGGAGAATATCGCCTGCTTTTGATTTGCTAA
- a CDS encoding BamA/TamA family outer membrane protein, with translation MIRSIVTLIFFLSGFFFLNAQEKKDSLYYKIEEFSDKRKVTKFLHRFIFRREADSASVKSRTEKLPQEAYNKRYIRNIRIEAIDPFGYDSKDPKEQLKWYDWFADHLHSTTRISTVNNYLLFKEGEEYNAQKLYESERLLRTMPFINRVNISVSDDNSSKDSIDVVVKVLDSWSLKPRVSYSGSKIGLGVTEENVLGLGHTLDFLYRNDSKEKQDYVLGSYTTYNLFGSYISAQILGERDFQRNERINFNFRRDFFSPLTKWAGGFTFEYFMRNVLLPVETDNTFPQVQIKVYSQDLWGGYQIPVSSDPGEKVTSNIAVIGRFQNYQYKDSPGIDKYKYFSSYNSFLMSIGLINRRFSVQKNIFQYDLPEDIAYGNSVNLIAGGLSRNKEVNPYMGVSASYGSFTKLGYFTLKAQFGRFFNEDTQNRESFRIDGTYFTNLMDWKFAKVRHFFSPTLALGNPQHNYSYKDRINLSSPDEFPVYNADYIGTKKMVLRYQLQMFINKTWKNFHFSPYLTMAVGWLGMPNEKLLGTRANTKIGVGVLINNPFLVFNRIQVSFTYYPRVPFDNNSVFDFNSNRNNLLPMNSFATEVPHFVNFGN, from the coding sequence ATGATAAGATCTATTGTAACTTTAATTTTCTTTTTAAGTGGTTTTTTCTTTTTAAATGCGCAGGAAAAGAAAGATTCGCTTTATTACAAAATAGAAGAATTTTCAGATAAAAGAAAAGTCACTAAATTTCTTCACCGTTTTATATTCCGTAGGGAAGCAGATTCAGCTTCAGTTAAATCAAGAACTGAAAAACTGCCACAGGAAGCCTATAATAAAAGATATATCCGGAACATCAGGATCGAAGCCATTGACCCTTTTGGGTATGATTCCAAGGACCCGAAAGAACAGTTAAAATGGTATGACTGGTTTGCAGACCATCTTCATTCCACTACAAGAATTTCCACTGTCAATAACTATCTGCTTTTTAAAGAAGGAGAAGAATATAATGCCCAGAAACTCTATGAATCTGAACGTTTGCTGAGAACGATGCCATTTATAAACAGGGTAAATATCAGTGTTTCCGATGATAATTCCAGCAAAGATTCTATTGATGTAGTGGTAAAAGTTCTTGATTCCTGGAGCTTAAAGCCAAGAGTCAGTTATTCGGGAAGTAAGATAGGCCTTGGCGTTACAGAAGAAAACGTTTTAGGATTAGGTCATACATTGGATTTCCTTTACAGAAATGATTCCAAAGAAAAACAGGACTACGTTTTAGGAAGTTATACTACCTATAATCTTTTTGGATCTTATATCAGTGCCCAGATACTGGGAGAACGTGATTTTCAGAGAAACGAAAGAATCAATTTCAATTTCAGAAGAGATTTCTTTTCCCCTTTAACCAAATGGGCAGGTGGTTTTACTTTTGAGTATTTTATGCGGAATGTTTTACTTCCGGTAGAAACGGACAACACATTTCCGCAGGTTCAGATCAAAGTATACAGTCAGGATTTATGGGGTGGTTACCAGATTCCGGTTTCATCAGATCCCGGTGAAAAAGTAACCAGCAATATTGCTGTTATAGGAAGATTCCAAAATTACCAGTATAAAGACAGCCCTGGAATTGATAAGTATAAGTACTTTAGTTCTTACAACAGTTTTCTGATGTCTATAGGGCTTATCAACAGGCGGTTTTCTGTTCAGAAAAATATTTTCCAATACGATTTGCCGGAAGATATTGCTTATGGAAACTCTGTGAATCTTATTGCAGGTGGTTTATCACGAAATAAAGAAGTGAATCCTTATATGGGCGTTTCTGCATCTTATGGAAGCTTTACAAAATTAGGATACTTCACTTTAAAAGCACAATTTGGAAGGTTTTTTAATGAAGATACCCAGAACCGGGAATCTTTCCGTATAGACGGAACCTATTTTACCAATCTAATGGACTGGAAATTTGCAAAGGTAAGACACTTCTTTTCTCCCACTTTAGCTTTGGGAAATCCACAGCATAATTATTCTTATAAAGACAGGATTAACCTTTCATCGCCGGATGAGTTCCCTGTTTATAACGCAGATTATATTGGAACAAAAAAAATGGTGTTAAGATACCAGCTGCAGATGTTCATTAACAAGACATGGAAGAATTTCCACTTTAGTCCCTATTTAACAATGGCTGTAGGCTGGTTGGGTATGCCTAATGAAAAGCTGTTGGGTACCCGTGCAAATACTAAAATAGGAGTAGGGGTCTTAATTAATAATCCGTTTTTGGTATTCAACAGGATTCAGGTTTCCTTTACCTATTATCCCCGTGTTCCTTTTGATAATAATTCAGTTTTTGATTTTAACAGCAACAGGAATAACCTTCTTCCAATGAACAGCTTTGCAACAGAGGTACCTCACTTTGTAAATTTTGGCAATTAA
- a CDS encoding YdeI/OmpD-associated family protein: MENTNKRPEIYINTRVEWRQWLGDFHQSKQSVWVICNTKKSGLPFVDWSELVEETLCFGWIDSTRKTIDEKSFRQLFSRRKPNSTWSRINKEKVQKLIEGKLMKEAGYECIKIAKENGSWGILDAVEDLVVPEDLSEAFKNNPGSEEYFQSLSKSMKKMMLQWIVLAKRPETRKKRIDEIAENAAKGKKAKHFL, translated from the coding sequence ATGGAAAATACCAATAAAAGACCGGAGATCTATATCAATACAAGAGTAGAATGGCGGCAATGGCTGGGTGATTTTCATCAATCCAAACAATCGGTATGGGTTATTTGTAATACGAAAAAATCCGGCTTGCCCTTTGTAGATTGGAGTGAGCTGGTTGAAGAAACCCTTTGTTTCGGCTGGATAGACAGTACGAGAAAAACTATTGATGAAAAATCTTTCAGACAGCTATTCAGCAGACGTAAACCCAACAGTACATGGTCCAGGATTAATAAAGAAAAGGTACAGAAACTTATAGAGGGTAAACTGATGAAAGAAGCAGGCTATGAATGTATAAAAATTGCAAAGGAAAACGGTTCATGGGGAATTTTGGATGCTGTTGAAGATCTGGTAGTCCCGGAAGATCTGAGCGAAGCTTTTAAAAATAATCCGGGATCAGAAGAATATTTTCAAAGCTTAAGCAAATCAATGAAAAAAATGATGCTGCAGTGGATTGTTCTTGCCAAACGGCCGGAAACCCGGAAAAAGCGTATTGATGAAATAGCAGAAAACGCAGCAAAAGGGAAGAAGGCTAAACATTTTTTGTAA
- a CDS encoding Crp/Fnr family transcriptional regulator yields MIIDENLLLENGAVYEDYPAKEIIFQTGDTPHFYFQIVKGTVELNNYHEDGKEFTLNILREGQSIGESLLFSEKKYPMNAVAKTDCTVLKLSKANFLRLVCENRDVMLRILENLSDRLFYKYVMLFNNSASEPSTKIRSLMDYLKECAHQQERYTYEVPLTRQQIANLTGLRVETVIRAVKKMEQDDILKLEGRQIMY; encoded by the coding sequence ATGATCATCGATGAGAATCTTTTACTCGAAAATGGAGCTGTTTATGAAGATTATCCGGCAAAAGAAATTATCTTTCAAACAGGTGATACTCCCCATTTTTACTTCCAGATTGTGAAGGGTACAGTTGAACTGAATAATTACCATGAGGATGGAAAGGAATTTACATTGAACATACTCAGGGAGGGGCAGAGCATTGGAGAATCGCTGCTATTCAGTGAAAAGAAATATCCCATGAACGCTGTCGCAAAAACAGATTGTACCGTACTGAAACTCTCAAAAGCGAACTTCCTTAGATTAGTCTGTGAAAATCGTGATGTTATGCTCCGGATACTTGAGAATCTTTCAGACAGGCTATTCTATAAGTATGTGATGCTTTTCAATAATTCAGCATCTGAACCCAGCACAAAAATAAGATCTTTAATGGACTATCTTAAAGAATGTGCGCATCAACAGGAACGTTACACTTATGAAGTTCCTTTAACAAGACAGCAGATTGCAAACTTAACCGGTTTGCGGGTTGAGACGGTTATTCGTGCTGTAAAAAAAATGGAACAGGATGATATCCTCAAACTTG